From one Stieleria sp. JC731 genomic stretch:
- a CDS encoding patatin-like phospholipase family protein, with amino-acid sequence MFDYRVPQALKKLLGRHLLTVLALAAFLFVGLSVDQIRELVIDVFAVGGMIRWMTFALAIWGAVLIGYFLFLSPDETVVDRTLRKVPISVRRLLRYPFRVFVVTPTQALYWIARLGRKFGGTGWAVFVNLTLAGLGLWMAMSCPLSPSLLSSIDSVWPLPGGFIRMLGLFAAMVALWLGLGTWVGPDRVLDGPDQTEETGEADETVQRRVRVWRRTGEVLSILLVSALLLELVWVAVESSDAFDMSVYTVWAFLVLGFTGTLLAALFDFLYRNTYWPWRLIVCLVLGLAASLTSHVDLGPTDVPDVVEQLRSVEPVDWVEASLRRLRNEPEGPVIIVTASGGGSRAALVAALSLEIVEDEFRQDGQHPACVWLGSGVSGGGLALAAHYYPSDWQLSTQDAVTRDYLGPIFRGFLTPFSNRGESLTAYWDRAFPWQSIDQTTLDPGKPLLTFGVADIDTGRRVIVGFPRLPKGWFSRWRLEQTAEGERWTLSDKDHEPYSLSTLQAGGTQPNVRLTRAVRMSSSFPFGFEPTRIAAEVPEPNNGSDDQIHFLDGGMVDNTGVDSVLAILSKIETTETPSCQQLARELRRRGIFLIEIDAGAGSGDVAESGLLSRVTQPFGGYNRGVYAAAKRARDRNVAELRTQYGGDFTTEPIESYPASDDVTEVMTTLALPEHDVRRLIASFEDPAREKIIREALRKRYAELSDRESIPHRNQ; translated from the coding sequence ATGTTCGATTATCGCGTTCCCCAGGCCTTAAAGAAACTTCTCGGTCGCCACTTGCTGACAGTGCTTGCTTTGGCGGCGTTTCTTTTCGTAGGGCTTTCGGTGGACCAGATCCGAGAGTTGGTCATTGACGTGTTCGCCGTCGGCGGCATGATCCGATGGATGACTTTCGCGCTGGCCATCTGGGGTGCTGTGTTAATTGGATATTTCCTGTTTCTCTCGCCTGATGAAACGGTTGTGGATCGCACGCTCCGAAAGGTGCCAATTTCCGTGCGGCGTTTGCTCCGATATCCATTCCGAGTGTTTGTTGTTACACCGACGCAAGCGTTATATTGGATTGCGCGGCTTGGGCGAAAGTTTGGCGGGACTGGCTGGGCTGTTTTCGTCAATTTGACGTTGGCCGGCCTTGGGCTTTGGATGGCCATGTCGTGCCCGCTTTCACCGTCATTACTATCCAGCATCGATTCGGTGTGGCCTCTCCCGGGCGGTTTCATTCGTATGCTGGGACTGTTCGCCGCAATGGTAGCGCTCTGGCTGGGGCTAGGAACCTGGGTGGGTCCAGACCGTGTCCTCGATGGCCCTGATCAGACTGAGGAAACTGGGGAAGCGGACGAAACAGTCCAGAGGCGAGTGCGGGTGTGGCGACGCACTGGTGAAGTGTTATCCATTCTTCTCGTGTCAGCGTTGCTATTGGAACTGGTCTGGGTTGCAGTGGAGTCGTCAGATGCTTTCGACATGTCGGTTTACACAGTTTGGGCGTTCTTAGTTCTTGGTTTTACTGGCACGCTCTTAGCCGCGTTATTTGATTTCCTCTATCGAAACACATACTGGCCCTGGCGGCTGATCGTTTGCTTGGTGTTGGGTTTGGCCGCCAGCCTGACCAGCCACGTAGACCTGGGCCCAACAGATGTTCCAGATGTCGTGGAACAATTAAGAAGCGTAGAGCCAGTGGACTGGGTTGAAGCGTCGCTTCGCCGCTTGCGGAATGAACCAGAAGGCCCCGTCATCATCGTCACTGCTAGCGGGGGCGGTTCACGGGCAGCATTGGTTGCGGCATTGTCGCTGGAAATCGTTGAGGACGAATTTCGCCAGGACGGGCAGCATCCAGCTTGTGTATGGTTGGGAAGCGGAGTTTCTGGCGGCGGCCTCGCATTGGCTGCCCATTACTATCCATCTGATTGGCAGCTATCGACGCAGGACGCGGTTACCCGCGATTACCTCGGACCGATCTTCCGAGGCTTCCTGACTCCCTTTTCCAATCGTGGTGAGTCGTTGACCGCGTATTGGGATCGAGCATTTCCCTGGCAGTCGATCGATCAGACAACGCTGGACCCAGGTAAACCGCTGCTCACGTTCGGTGTGGCCGATATCGATACCGGACGACGCGTGATTGTGGGGTTTCCGAGATTGCCGAAAGGTTGGTTTTCACGCTGGAGACTGGAACAAACCGCGGAAGGCGAACGATGGACTCTCTCGGACAAAGACCACGAACCGTACAGCCTTTCAACCCTTCAGGCCGGCGGCACCCAGCCAAACGTTCGGCTAACCCGGGCCGTTCGAATGTCGTCGTCCTTTCCGTTCGGGTTTGAGCCTACTCGAATTGCCGCAGAGGTCCCCGAGCCGAACAACGGTTCGGATGACCAAATCCATTTCCTGGATGGCGGGATGGTCGACAACACGGGTGTTGATTCGGTGTTGGCCATCCTATCCAAAATTGAAACCACTGAAACACCGAGTTGCCAGCAGCTTGCTAGAGAGTTGCGACGGCGTGGCATTTTCCTTATTGAGATTGACGCGGGGGCAGGATCTGGCGATGTAGCAGAGTCGGGTTTGTTAAGTCGGGTGACGCAACCATTTGGAGGCTACAACCGAGGCGTCTATGCAGCAGCAAAACGAGCACGAGACCGAAATGTCGCCGAGCTGCGCACGCAATACGGTGGAGACTTTACGACGGAACCAATTGAGTCATACCCAGCGAGCGATGACGTGACCGAGGTCATGACCACTTTGGCCTTGCCGGAGCACGATGTCCGACGACTAATCGCATCCTTCGAGGATCCAGCGAGGGAAAAGATCATTCGTGAAGCCCTTCGGAAACGATATGCGGAACTGTCGGATCGCGAAAGCATCCCACACCGCAATCAATAA
- a CDS encoding ThiF family adenylyltransferase — MSTATDRFQSQQGLVPADRLAEISATVIGVGAIGRQVAIQIAGIGVPRIQLIDFDVVDLSNTTTQGYRKREIGTLKTQACESAIGEIDPSIEVARIEDRFRPRQKIGNAVFCCVDSIAARTAIWNAIERKTDFWADGRMLGEVIRVLTATDTKSADRYRSTLFPAAEAQQGTCTSRSTVYAASIAAGLMVHQFTRWLRNIPIDTKTNANLLSGEWTVFDR, encoded by the coding sequence ATGAGTACAGCTACCGATCGGTTCCAGAGTCAACAGGGATTGGTGCCAGCAGATCGACTCGCCGAAATTTCGGCAACGGTCATTGGCGTCGGTGCCATTGGGCGACAGGTTGCGATTCAGATCGCTGGAATCGGCGTCCCTCGGATTCAGTTGATTGATTTCGACGTCGTCGATCTTTCCAATACGACAACGCAAGGCTACCGAAAACGAGAAATTGGCACTCTCAAAACGCAGGCTTGCGAGAGTGCCATCGGGGAGATCGATCCATCGATCGAAGTCGCTCGGATTGAAGATCGATTCCGGCCACGGCAGAAGATCGGCAACGCTGTATTCTGTTGCGTCGATTCGATCGCGGCACGCACAGCGATCTGGAATGCCATCGAGCGAAAAACGGATTTCTGGGCAGACGGCCGAATGCTCGGCGAGGTAATCCGAGTTTTGACCGCAACCGATACCAAATCAGCCGACCGATACCGCTCGACCCTATTCCCAGCAGCCGAAGCTCAGCAAGGCACCTGCACGTCACGAAGCACCGTTTACGCCGCAAGTATCGCCGCCGGATTAATGGTCCACCAATTCACCCGCTGGCTCCGCAACATCCCCATCGACACCAAAACCAATGCCAACCTCCTATCCGGGGAATGGACGGTCTTCGACCGTTGA
- a CDS encoding toll/interleukin-1 receptor domain-containing protein → MANLFFSYSHRDEVIRDELEIHLAMLKRQGVIETWHDRRIVAGDEFNGKISEHLEKADIVLLLVSPYFIASQYCYAVEMTRAMERHDAGDARVIPVIVDPCEWHMAPFGKLLAIPQDGKPISKFPNMHDAFLQITSAIRQAASGNAASSSLSKEAFFPVQEATLVSENPRSSNLRLKRDFSQRDKDRFREDSFQYMATFFEGSLSELQSRNPGIETSFRQVDANTFTATIYEHGSPKSECSVSLSDSFGGDQIAYSADKSSRGSSCNELLGVVTDGIALGWRPTMGFHFREVSDEQLTQAGAAEYFWSRLIEPLQR, encoded by the coding sequence ATGGCCAACCTATTTTTTTCATACTCGCACCGCGACGAAGTGATTCGTGACGAGCTTGAAATACACCTTGCGATGCTGAAACGACAGGGTGTCATCGAGACTTGGCATGATCGGCGAATTGTTGCCGGTGATGAATTCAACGGCAAGATAAGTGAGCACTTGGAAAAGGCGGACATTGTGCTGCTTCTTGTAAGCCCCTACTTCATTGCGTCGCAGTACTGCTACGCCGTAGAAATGACGAGGGCCATGGAGCGACACGACGCCGGGGACGCCCGCGTCATTCCTGTTATTGTGGATCCTTGCGAGTGGCACATGGCTCCGTTCGGGAAGCTTTTGGCGATACCGCAGGATGGAAAACCAATATCAAAGTTTCCAAACATGCACGATGCGTTTCTTCAGATTACGAGTGCGATTCGCCAGGCCGCATCAGGAAACGCCGCTTCGTCCAGCCTTTCGAAAGAGGCCTTTTTTCCGGTTCAAGAAGCAACATTGGTTTCTGAAAATCCACGATCAAGCAATCTGCGTTTGAAACGCGATTTCTCGCAGCGTGACAAGGACCGATTCCGTGAAGATTCCTTTCAATACATGGCCACTTTCTTCGAGGGTTCGCTGTCCGAGCTTCAATCTCGAAATCCCGGCATCGAAACGTCATTCCGCCAAGTCGACGCGAACACTTTTACGGCAACCATCTACGAGCATGGCTCGCCGAAGTCTGAATGTTCGGTCAGCCTGTCTGACAGCTTCGGTGGGGACCAAATCGCGTATAGCGCTGACAAATCAAGCCGCGGCAGCTCGTGCAACGAATTGCTCGGTGTTGTGACGGATGGAATTGCATTGGGGTGGCGACCGACAATGGGATTTCACTTTCGTGAGGTGTCTGACGAGCAACTGACCCAGGCGGGTGCAGCAGAATACTTCTGGTCGCGTCTGATCGAACCACTTCAACGTTAA
- a CDS encoding helix-turn-helix domain-containing protein: MAKKKKQTFGERLREARVAKGYSLRKFSIAVDVSPTYLSQVEQGKVAPPTADRVERIATLLEESVDEWMALADRLSEDLPDIIHTDPAVPDLLRAVKGMSPEQIKRLREAADEIREEKGKYK, translated from the coding sequence ATGGCCAAAAAGAAGAAGCAGACATTCGGCGAACGCTTGCGTGAAGCACGTGTCGCGAAAGGGTATAGCCTTCGCAAGTTTTCCATTGCTGTCGACGTTAGTCCGACCTACCTATCGCAAGTCGAACAGGGCAAGGTAGCTCCACCTACAGCAGACCGCGTCGAGCGGATCGCGACGTTGCTTGAAGAGAGTGTTGATGAATGGATGGCGTTGGCGGATCGACTTTCAGAAGATCTGCCGGACATTATCCACACTGACCCGGCAGTACCTGATCTTTTGCGGGCCGTGAAAGGAATGTCACCCGAGCAAATCAAGCGACTGAGAGAGGCGGCTGACGAAATTCGCGAAGAAAAAGGCAAGTACAAATGA
- a CDS encoding ImmA/IrrE family metallo-endopeptidase, translated as MKLDFEIIDAKELFQVDGVFGALWVEEQKIGIDQSLDPHEHPQMLGRYHFTLAHEVGHWRLHRRKFQKRVVTQTSLLPDDPNRPNYICRDGDDDPIELQADMFAAMLMMPEAMIRRVWHSQTEHGDPMSLDEIRANASPDLQAEIQRRLRFKTGPLAEENALFEAAAKPMADIFEVSPPAMRRRLQKLNLLVKVKEKTLFDDLD; from the coding sequence TTGAAGCTCGACTTTGAGATCATCGACGCCAAGGAGTTGTTTCAAGTCGATGGCGTCTTTGGTGCGCTGTGGGTGGAAGAGCAAAAAATCGGCATCGACCAATCTCTCGATCCCCACGAACATCCACAGATGCTCGGGCGATACCACTTCACGCTCGCTCATGAAGTCGGCCACTGGCGGCTCCATCGCCGCAAATTTCAAAAGCGCGTCGTCACGCAAACTTCGCTCTTGCCCGACGATCCAAATCGCCCCAACTATATCTGCCGCGACGGCGACGACGACCCGATCGAACTCCAAGCCGATATGTTTGCGGCAATGCTGATGATGCCCGAGGCCATGATCCGCCGGGTCTGGCACAGCCAAACCGAACACGGCGATCCGATGTCTCTGGACGAAATTCGCGCCAACGCATCCCCAGATCTACAAGCTGAAATCCAGCGGAGGCTGAGATTCAAAACCGGACCCCTCGCAGAGGAGAACGCCCTCTTTGAAGCCGCCGCGAAGCCGATGGCCGACATCTTTGAAGTCTCACCACCGGCAATGCGAAGACGCCTGCAAAAATTAAATTTGCTCGTGAAAGTCAAAGAAAAGACGTTGTTTGACGACCTGGACTGA
- a CDS encoding AAA family ATPase, whose protein sequence is MNLSERIEELTRACFSAIWVESYEHDDAIAEIAQLCRDQDWRMASWDIDQGIQLSGSTVGDDQASDPLSAIRVIPSLASEESPLIVVLRNFHRFLGSAEIVQTLAGQAVRGKSTRTIYIVLSPIVLIPTELEKLFVVVDHPLPNRQLLRQIAEEIATEDGELPTGDELETVLDAAIGLTRLEMENAIGLSLVRESRVKPDTIWELKSGMLKKSGLLRLYKGEEDFRSLGGLESLKAFCKRSLLHSGRDNLLKQPKGVLLLGVPGTGKTAFAKALGRETGRPTLILDIGALMGSLVGQTEQNVRRVLQIADAMAPAILFVDELEKALSGASGSGQNDSGVSSRMLGTLLSWMNDHTSNVYLIATCNDISRLPPELTRAERFDGIVFLDLPGREQKDRIWDQYIRLFQLDADQRRPGDEGWTGAEVRSCCRLAALLDIPLSQAALNVVPVSATASESVEQLRQWASGRCLDAEKSGIYQFKPTNGKARRRVSRTNPSQN, encoded by the coding sequence ATGAATCTTTCCGAACGGATCGAGGAATTGACACGAGCATGTTTCTCGGCCATCTGGGTTGAAAGCTACGAACACGATGACGCGATCGCAGAGATCGCACAATTGTGTCGAGACCAAGATTGGCGGATGGCCAGTTGGGACATTGACCAAGGAATTCAACTATCCGGCAGCACGGTCGGTGACGACCAAGCCTCAGATCCCTTGTCGGCGATCCGTGTGATACCCTCGCTCGCTTCAGAAGAATCGCCATTGATCGTTGTACTACGCAACTTTCATCGATTTCTCGGCTCGGCCGAAATCGTACAGACGCTAGCCGGTCAGGCCGTACGTGGAAAATCGACTCGAACGATCTACATCGTGCTGTCACCCATCGTCCTGATTCCAACCGAACTGGAAAAGCTGTTCGTCGTCGTCGATCACCCACTGCCGAATCGCCAGCTACTAAGACAGATTGCAGAAGAGATCGCCACCGAAGACGGTGAGCTTCCGACCGGCGACGAACTCGAAACAGTTCTCGACGCTGCGATAGGGCTGACGCGACTGGAGATGGAAAATGCCATCGGCCTCAGTCTCGTCCGCGAATCCAGGGTAAAGCCCGACACGATTTGGGAATTGAAATCGGGCATGCTGAAGAAGTCCGGGCTACTGCGTCTCTACAAAGGCGAGGAGGACTTCCGATCACTCGGTGGCCTGGAAAGCTTGAAAGCATTTTGCAAACGATCCCTTCTGCATTCGGGACGGGACAATCTGCTCAAACAGCCCAAGGGCGTGTTGCTGCTGGGTGTTCCGGGGACCGGCAAGACGGCTTTCGCAAAAGCACTCGGCCGCGAAACCGGCAGACCCACATTGATTCTCGACATCGGTGCCCTGATGGGAAGCCTCGTTGGACAGACAGAACAGAATGTCCGACGAGTGCTGCAAATCGCAGATGCGATGGCGCCCGCAATCCTGTTTGTGGACGAACTGGAGAAGGCCCTCAGTGGCGCATCGGGTTCGGGACAAAACGATTCAGGCGTGTCATCAAGGATGCTGGGGACGCTGTTGTCCTGGATGAACGATCACACATCAAACGTGTACCTGATCGCAACCTGCAATGACATCTCACGACTTCCGCCGGAACTAACTCGCGCCGAACGATTTGACGGTATCGTGTTCTTGGACTTACCTGGCCGGGAGCAGAAGGACCGCATCTGGGACCAGTACATTCGTCTGTTCCAGCTTGATGCCGATCAACGGCGTCCGGGTGATGAGGGGTGGACAGGTGCGGAGGTCCGCTCCTGCTGCCGTCTTGCCGCTTTGCTTGACATCCCGCTTTCGCAAGCCGCACTAAACGTGGTCCCAGTATCTGCGACCGCGTCGGAATCGGTCGAGCAATTGAGGCAGTGGGCCAGCGGGCGATGCCTTGATGCCGAAAAATCTGGCATATACCAATTCAAACCAACGAACGGCAAGGCTCGCCGTCGCGTCTCTCGCACGAATCCATCCCAGAACTGA
- a CDS encoding restriction endonuclease subunit S, whose protein sequence is MYSRLFAFEGAYGLVPVEFDGHFVSNEFPLFECNEERLHYRFLAWFFRRSTTWTEVAQFTTGMGSRRQRIKPEALYNYAIPLPSIDEQIAISERIESIHQKLQQIYAAHHEVDSLSLGLLRSRMSEVTADSEYFPLVNVAPIVRRRVLPKPGETFAELGIRSFGKGTFHKPSLDFMSVGSKKLYRIEAGDLVFSNVFAWEGAIAVAKAKDHGRVGSHRFITCVPKEGLATPQFLCFYLLTPEGMASISDASPGGAGRNRTLGLKKLEKIKVPIPEMAEQQRFGTLLKRIRSAHRERTKAKANLDAMMPSILDRAFKGEL, encoded by the coding sequence GTGTACAGCAGACTATTCGCTTTTGAAGGGGCCTATGGATTAGTTCCGGTTGAATTCGATGGACACTTCGTGTCGAACGAATTTCCCTTGTTTGAGTGCAATGAAGAACGACTTCACTATCGGTTTCTGGCCTGGTTTTTCCGCAGATCCACAACCTGGACAGAGGTTGCTCAATTTACGACAGGAATGGGTAGTCGCAGACAACGAATCAAGCCAGAGGCACTATACAATTACGCGATTCCATTACCGTCAATTGATGAGCAAATCGCGATCTCAGAACGGATCGAATCCATCCACCAAAAGCTGCAACAGATTTATGCGGCACATCACGAAGTTGACAGCCTTTCGCTCGGACTCTTGCGAAGCAGAATGAGTGAAGTCACTGCGGATTCAGAGTACTTTCCCTTGGTAAATGTTGCACCGATTGTCCGCAGACGCGTCCTGCCGAAACCAGGGGAGACTTTTGCTGAGCTTGGCATACGCTCGTTCGGAAAGGGAACGTTTCACAAGCCATCACTAGATTTCATGTCAGTGGGTTCAAAAAAGCTTTATCGAATCGAGGCCGGTGATTTAGTGTTCAGCAACGTCTTCGCGTGGGAGGGCGCGATTGCTGTTGCCAAGGCAAAGGATCACGGCCGGGTCGGCTCCCACCGGTTTATTACTTGCGTACCTAAGGAAGGTCTCGCGACTCCGCAATTTCTGTGCTTCTATTTGTTGACACCAGAGGGAATGGCCAGCATCAGTGATGCTTCGCCGGGCGGTGCGGGACGAAACCGAACGCTTGGTTTAAAAAAACTTGAAAAAATCAAGGTTCCAATTCCGGAGATGGCGGAGCAACAACGATTTGGAACGCTATTAAAACGCATAAGATCCGCGCACCGAGAGCGAACTAAGGCCAAAGCTAATCTCGACGCTATGATGCCATCAATCCTCGACCGTGCATTCAAAGGGGAGCTTTAA
- a CDS encoding Mov34/MPN/PAD-1 family protein produces the protein MNKNQPKFPISKPSNRVLRFTPYAMAKLLFLRDVGPTEVGGFGISNAEDLLLVEDFQLVEQVCTAVSVDFDDDSVADFFDSQVDAGRKPEQFARIWIHTHPGSSPSPSGTDEATFERCFGGSDWCVMYILAREGNSYARARFNVGPRCDRRLRCRTQFECEFPASDHEAWFSEYCENVSVDDPFASRDRNTAADMEFEWWQESDSMQVQRSGTYPEWRQ, from the coding sequence ATGAACAAGAATCAGCCGAAGTTTCCGATTTCCAAACCGAGCAACCGCGTGCTTAGGTTCACTCCCTACGCGATGGCGAAGCTACTTTTCCTCCGTGACGTTGGGCCAACCGAAGTCGGTGGATTCGGTATTTCCAATGCCGAGGATCTTCTCCTCGTGGAGGATTTTCAGCTCGTCGAGCAAGTTTGCACGGCGGTGTCCGTCGACTTTGACGACGATAGCGTTGCCGACTTCTTCGACTCACAAGTCGATGCGGGAAGGAAGCCCGAACAATTTGCCAGGATCTGGATCCACACGCACCCAGGGAGTTCACCTTCGCCGAGTGGGACGGACGAAGCAACATTTGAGCGCTGTTTTGGAGGCAGCGACTGGTGCGTGATGTACATCTTGGCGCGGGAAGGGAATAGCTATGCCCGCGCCCGATTCAACGTCGGCCCGCGGTGTGATAGGAGACTACGCTGCCGGACCCAATTCGAATGCGAGTTCCCAGCATCGGATCACGAGGCATGGTTTTCCGAGTACTGCGAAAACGTCTCTGTCGATGACCCTTTCGCGAGCCGCGACCGGAATACAGCTGCAGACATGGAATTCGAATGGTGGCAAGAGTCAGATTCGATGCAAGTTCAACGTTCCGGCACCTATCCGGAGTGGCGCCAATGA
- a CDS encoding DUF1257 domain-containing protein, with amino-acid sequence MSHVVTIATEIRDPIALRRSCQRLGLAEPVHRTTKLFSSEATGYCVELPDWRYPVVCQIETGTVLYDNYNGKWGDQVHLDRLKQAYAVEKSVFESRRQGHSVTEQTLADGTIKLTIQLGGEA; translated from the coding sequence ATGTCGCACGTCGTGACTATCGCGACAGAGATTCGAGATCCCATTGCCCTACGTCGCTCTTGCCAAAGACTCGGACTGGCGGAACCGGTCCATCGGACCACCAAGCTGTTTAGCAGTGAGGCGACCGGCTACTGTGTCGAACTTCCCGATTGGAGATATCCGGTCGTCTGCCAGATCGAGACCGGCACCGTGCTCTACGACAACTACAACGGCAAGTGGGGCGATCAAGTCCACCTCGATCGGCTCAAACAAGCCTACGCGGTTGAAAAGTCCGTCTTTGAATCGAGACGACAGGGGCACTCGGTTACCGAACAAACCTTGGCTGATGGGACGATCAAACTCACCATTCAACTCGGAGGTGAAGCTTGA
- a CDS encoding DUF2997 domain-containing protein, producing the protein MKTIEILVRLNGETRVETRGFAGDECREASRLLESTLGKRQSEVLTSEFYAKSQIEQNRQQER; encoded by the coding sequence TTGAAAACCATCGAAATCCTCGTTCGACTCAACGGTGAAACTCGTGTTGAAACCAGAGGCTTCGCGGGCGATGAATGCCGAGAAGCGAGTCGATTGCTTGAGTCAACGCTGGGCAAACGGCAATCGGAAGTGCTGACGAGCGAATTCTACGCGAAGTCTCAAATCGAGCAAAACAGGCAACAAGAACGTTAG